A stretch of DNA from Gambusia affinis linkage group LG24, SWU_Gaff_1.0, whole genome shotgun sequence:
gaaTAGAACAGAATAGTATCGCAAATTATCCTGagaaaactttaagtccatgcCGCCCAATCCTATGTGATTTATCAGAAATGATAAAGGCTCTTCCATAATTCATCCAAAGACTCAAAATTGGgaaaaagcttgaaaaataTATGATTACTTGTGGCAGCAAAATTTTATTCATTGTGAAATTTCCACTACATTTTTTTGACTAAACTTCATTTTAGTCGTTTTAGTTTCTGTACATATCAAGTCACAGAGAAATGCTTTGACATAACAATTATTTAACTCGAAGCTGAATTAAAGTTAGATTTTTGAATACGCTGATACAAATTAATATATGCAATTTGATATTTGTACTGTGATTTACTTTtcacaactgaaaacaaaaagacagaaagaaagaaatctgaatcACGATGTGCATTACTTGCATATATCAAGTCTGGGTATTTTTCTAGCCCACGCCACTAAAATTAGATGAAAATGTTGATAACTTTCGTTCTGTAggagttttaattttattttcgcCGCTTGTTTGGGGAGCAGGAAATGTGACGAAAACTACGACAAAACTGTAAGGAATAAATCTGCTGAAAGTGGCTAAACTAAAACGATCCAGTGGAGCTTTGGACATTATTAGGGAAACTTTTGAAGATAAATCACAATAACTTGCgatgtttcaaaaaaaaaaaaaaaaaaaaagtaacagacACTCAAAGGTAACAAAACAGCTGCACAATAGtgctttaattctttaaagCTCATCCACAATCATAATGTTTAGTACTATATAAGTGTCATTGtataaaagaaattacatttatttttctcagtacATCTACAAAAATGTAGATGCTGCTCCCTCCAGTTCAGCTCAGTGACTCAGACGcccatcaaaacagaaacacagaaacttcctttcaaaacaaaacgCGTACGTGGAAACGGATCCGCCCCCTGTCTGTCTCACACTCGTACACACAAGCGGTGATTCACAGGCTCATCTGCTCGGGATGAAccccagaaacacacacagatcaaATCTCGACCCCCCGTCGCCGCCGTCCCACACGCAGGAGTTCAAAACCGACAGAGCTGCCGTCCTCTCCGCTCTCAAAATGACTCACCAAGGTCCTGGttcaacaaaaagtcacatCCTTCCTCAGAGCTTTGGATGCGTTTGGGTTTCCTGTTACTTGCAGGTCCAGAACTGGCCCTCCTCTAATCAGCGTACGTCTTCAGGAACCACTAAAAGATGCATTTTGGTCCCAGAAGCCACCAGGCTGGAGGGACAAAGGCCAGACGTAGAGCTAGGGTATATTTATCCAGTCAGAACGCGAAACAAGGCTAAACTTAGAACGCAGTaggatatttgtgtttttcttccaacattTTTCTGTGGGCTGGATGAACCAATCAGGACTGCTAAAGAACGAGGGCAGCGGCGTCACGAGCTTCTGGTGCAACTAACAGGTTAATCTCAACATAAAAACAGccacaacaacaaacttcagaGCACTAGacgtaaaaatcacatttaagaCGGTCACTTTTCGACGTGGACGTGTGGCACTTTATAGCTGCAGAGGGTGTTTGTTACAGGACACGACCTGAAACCAAATCGCAAAAGGTTTCCAGGCCACTGAAGGTCGACTTCTCAGCAGTTTCGTCTCATTGGTAGCATTAAATAATCCTTCCAGTAGAAGTGTTTAGTCTGCTCTGGCAGCACATTTCCAGTTGGTAGGAGCAGAACAAGCAGCTTCTCCTGCACGGTGCCGAGCAGCCGGGTCGGGTTCAGAAATCCACCGGAGCTTAACAGTGGCGGCGACGCCAGATGCCGAATCAGTctggacagaaacagaaaataacgatttttttaaattttttttgggaaaaaaataaaataaaatcctgctaCAACAAAATCCTCCTCAACCTATGATTGTGTTGattgtgttgcttttgttaAGCACCTCATCAGTCTGGAGGTCCAGGTCAGGCTGGGGCCTCATCAGGGGGCCAGAGATGTTCAGCACAGTAGAACATCAACTatgaaacaaactttctttGCCTGTTTAAAACcgtttgttttggggtttttttcatttgcCTTTAATTTTAGCAGCAGGTCATTTTGGTTTTCAAGGTATGTTTTGAGTTTGAATGCTTTCATGTTACGTTTTCTTCACACCCTTCGGTCAATAAAAAATGGATGCAAATGCTAAATTTAACTGGGCTACATAAACCAACACAGTTTTCTCTCTATCTGAGATGTAAAGTATTTTACACTTAGACGTGATAGTAAACACACATACAGTGGGTGGATTATTTTACCACAAACCACAGAATCCTATGACTCAGAAGAAATACGTCCGCCACGACAGTTTCCTTTGatagtttgtgaaattttattGCGTCCAGGAAATTGTTGTTGGTGGATTTAACTTTGACCCAGTGTTGAGCAATCTGACATAATAATTACTGAGTTAAATTTAAGCCATGTTGGTGCAACTCCTTTGTTCATCACTCAGTGTTGTCAGAGTAAATCATCTGAAATGAGGAGTTTCTGATCTAATTTTAAAGATGCAGCACAACAAGCCGGTGATTAAAGCTCATGATATAAATGTGTCACAGAGTCAAAGCAAAAGGTTGCAATCATTTCCTTCGACTCCTCTTCGTGAACGCAACAGGAAGAAACGTGTTTGGACACGTCAGATACCCACAGGCATCTAATGAATGCAGGATTTCACACTGAACATGTTCCTGAGTCACAAATAAATGGCTGCAACGCCTTCTGAGTCAACAGAAGGCGTTGACTTCTGAGTCGTTTTAAAGCCAATTAAGAGCAAAGAGATTAGCTGAATCAATGCACTTCAACGACCACACCAGCAGGTGTCACCATTGGCATGTCAGGATGTTTCCCTTCATCTGAGAGGAGCTGCTCTCCTGATTCAAGGGCAGAGTATTTTTTGTGATCCATGCAGGACATGGCACCACCCCTCTGCGGCAGCATGAAAGCTGCTGCTTAAGTTTATTTGGGTTAAAACCTGCCATCCTTGTCCAAGGTcaacttccctttttttttttcctgtggcgGGCACACCAAGAATTAGGGAAACATGGTCACAAATAGATCCAGCAGGTTTTTACTGGAACAAGCTCAGGACTAAGTAATACCCAGAATCAGAGGCCAGTCTGAGGCTTGTCTGTGGTTCCACCTCACCCGCAGACATCACAGCTCTATAAAAAGGCCCACAGTGGGTTTCTCTGCCGCTCAGAGACTTTTGGATTAACATCTTGTTTTACTTCAGACGGCTGCAGCATGTGAAGAGTTTCGTACTTAACAAATGCAGCAAGGAAGTGTGGATTTCACATCCTGCCACATAAATCAGGAGAAGATTTATGACTTAAATGGTGCTCAGTTGGAATAAGAGAACCTAATGGCTGTCAAGACAACATCTCCTGCACCATTAGCCTGTGGCTTTAGTACAAAGAAGGATCCATCCGTGTTTTTAAGaagttttggtttggtttggtctTTTGGTTTGAGCTGCACACAGTGTAGATCCAGAAATGGGCTGAGGGGAGGTACTGACTGAAGGAGACAAGGAAGGCAAAGAAGGACACAGTGGTGGAAGGACGCATAGTAGGAGACACTGGTGCAAGGACAGAAGATAGGTGGCATGGGAGCAAGGCTGCAAGGAGAGAAGCTTTGGCAGAAGGACAAGGAAAGAGGGAACAAAGGAAAGAACCAGGGAggcaaagaaaattttaaagaaagtatGGTACAATAGAAAACTGCCAGAAAAAAGTgcataaactattaaaaaaatggttttggaCTACATTAAAACCCATTCTCAGGAAAAACAACCCTGAAATTTTATCCATAAATACATTCCAGGAAAGACAAATTATGAAATCATTTCCGCAAGTCCTCACTTGGTGTGTGACGTAAGAACAGAAGTCATGAAGAATGTGGCCACGCGTTTACAGCTCACTCCAGATACGGGCAGCAGCTGTCATTTCCCCAGAACTACAATCTGAATCACATCACAGTAACAGACCGTGTTCCCGTCCGGCATGTTCCAGCCAAGACCAGGACTGGGAAACACAGACGATGCGTCCAAGCTGAAAGGACGCCTTGTTGTCAGACTGGGCATGCTTTCAACAACAGGCGTGTCAGTGGTCCCTTTATCTGAGCCTCCTGAAGTCCGTCGTCTTCGTCAGCCTAAGGCAGTAGACTGAAAGAGGATCTTTTCTTCAGGCCGTCAGCTTCAGACAATCAGCACAGACATTTCATTCTGCTCAGAACAGGCACAGctgagaaaagaggaaaacttcAACTAATGTGGAAAGggttgagtaaaaatattttcatttcggATGATCAGATCCGAAATGCGTGGGGGGAAAAGAAATGCACTTCAGATATGATTGTGTCTGCAGCCTCTTATCTGGAACTCAGTGGAGAAACATAACTTATGATTACAGAAAGGATGCAGGCAATGATTTTTCCACAATAACAGGAATTTTCAGTAAGTCCTGCCTTCTTTCTCCTCATATGTGTAATCAGTGATATAAAAACCCTCATCAACGCCTTGGTTTATTATTCCACCAAGGATAAACAGAAAGATCttatcactttatttttctttcaacactCCGGTTCCTACTTTGTTTTTCCCTCCCTGGTGAGCAGGATGATTTATGGTAAGAGAACTGGGCAGCAGTTCAAGGGCGACATTCGCCTGGTACAACGCAGTTTAACAAGCCAAGAGGAAGAAGGTGTTGCCACGGTGAAAGGAGCGACACTGAAGGTGGGAGATGGCTGCAAATGACCTTTTGTCCCTGTTAATGTTTCTTTAGCTTCATGGCAGAATATTTGTGccaaactggattttttttttgatttttttatttagatacTATCATACCGCCAAGCTTTAGAAGACAACTACTCTTCTTGTTGGCTGAAACGACAAGAACCTGTAGATAAAACTGTAGATGCCAGGTTCTGATTTATGGTGTCCAATGTGTGTATTAATGCTGAAGCATATTTGATGTTGTAACTATTAATATaggcataaaaaaataaaggaagacaGACAAGACAATAAGGAGGAAAGAATGACAACttttagataataaaatcaAACGGATGTAAATGAGCTGTCAGAGaagatatttttacttcatcttttccttttccaaactGCACTGGAATGCTTTGAACTACAGAGTCAGAGGTGAAGGTCGCCTCTATGTTCAGAGGAACATAAAGAAACTGCCATTCTCTGCCAAAACATCTGTGGATTTAAAACTTGGTCCAACCTCAAAGATGCTGTTcgttattaaaataaaccataTCAGACTGAAACAGAGACTTAAAGATAAACAGGTCTAATGAGACAAACCCTGGCTGGGCTACTGTAATCCTCCAGGTCCATAAAACACCAGACAGCTTCCTGCTTTTGCAAGCAGCCAGCAGACATGGCAACGCTTCATCACAGCTACACACAATGACAGCCGCTCAAAACTCGGCCTCCACTGCAGGCCACAAGAGAAACAATGCACTGCATATCTGCTGAGCGTTTCCTCCCCAACGGCAAACACCCAGAAATACTtgtggctaaaaaaaaaacgtgtgaatgtgtttaaaaatgcttaCAGAAACACCTGTAAGAGCTTCCCAGAACAAACGTCTGGCGGACTCTGAGGGAAATCGCTccaattctttttattttttagaccCACATTTCTTTTCCCCAGCTGCAGTAATGCTGATTCCGGCTTTAAGAGATGAGCTTCTAATTAGCGTTTGATTACCGGCTTCACTTTCTGGGAAACCAGCTTGGGCCGTCCCGCTGCCGCTAACATGGGCTCTCTGAAGGGTTGGCAGGAGGAAATGTGGTGAAGCGGACTGCAGACTTACCGTCAAATACATACGAAGCGcttgcagaaaaacacacacagacccaGGATGAAGACGGTCgcaaccacacacacagagatgaGGACAATGTTGAGGGAACTCATTTCAACAGGATACAAAACCTTATcatctgtaaaaacaacaacaacaaaaaaacatatattttaacatgTGCAGAATATATatgcaagtttatttataattgCTTGATAAATGTGTCGCAGGAAtcttaatctaaaaaaaacatgttaatatgtttgctgtcattttatttcaggaaaatCAGCAGTTTTTCATGGACACatacacattttgtacattttttaaaaaatggtccAACTCCActgcacattttctttgaacTGAATGTGCTATTTCAGCAGCACGTTGAGAAACCTTTATTTCCTTACTTACTAtaaagtttcttattttttctgtctttttcaagGTGCTGGATGGCATCTGGACTAAACATGtcaaaaacacttaaacatGTCAAAGTCATGCggtgtgagaaaaataaaccatcCCGAGACGTTACGGGATGCAGGATCCTGCGACCAAAGTATCCATAATTACACCCCAACTAAAATAGAAAACCTCTAATCTCTGCCCGTCAGAGCCACAGATTGGGAAGCGGCGGCAATCATGTCTGGGGCGACCAAACATGCATCGCCGCATAAACTGCTCACCGTCTGCTTTGAGGTCCAGCGTGAGGGCTTTCTCTAAACCCTGGTGCTGCACCACGCATTTCACGGTTCTGAGCGCGGACAGGAAGCGCAGCGTGCTCGTCACTATCGTGGTGCCGTCGCCCTGACTGTACGCCGACGACACCGGTGGACCCAGGGTGACGGCGCCGATGCTGATGTCCCACAGGATGGTGGACGGAGGCCTCGACTGGGCAGTGCAGTTTGCCTCCGTGACTCCTGAGGGCGACGTCGAGTGGCTCACCTCCGGCTTGGGTAAAACTGGGGATAGAGATGGGAGATCCCGTCAGCtggtgaattttttttacagctttgtaactagatttttacagtttttgacAACTGGAAGCAAACTTGGAAGCAAAGCCCAGACAAATGTTGGTGTGGCGGCTTTTAGCGAATGTGTGTACGTCTGGAGCAAAGcaggacaaacacacaccaacacagagGCTTTGTTCTCGTCACCATATTAATCACCCTTTCCCTCTCTGTGACACTTTCCTCTCCCTTACTTCCTTAtcagtgtaaaaacaaacttgattATTCTCacgggaaataaaaaaaaggaggaggtgAAGTGCTGCGTTGGAAAAGTGAAATCCATCTCCAGAGCAGGAGGTTAACGACCGACTTCAGCTGCCATCGTCTCAGGGCTTCCTAGGGTGTGTTTATGCAGAGGACTTCCTTTTTCCTGAGTTGTTCAGAGTTTTGCTCTGAGTGCACACTGTGCGTGTGGCCCTCATGTGGACAGGAAAAACTTGAACGCAGCACAAAGAGCGTGATTTTAAAGGGGATATGGAGGGAGCAGGTTAACAAGTTGGTGGCGTTGGAGGAATTTTCCAGCAGAATTCATCTTATTAAATCACTTCCTGCGGTTTGTTTCACATTGCAGAAATATGAGGGGAAAAATGTgctgattttctgctttcaaaCATTCCCGACTTATGTTTTCTGCACACTGCTCAATCAGCTTTCACAACAATGCTTCCCTTGCCTTCCAGGGCACAATTACTCTTAATAGGATTTATTTCTTAATAGGTTTACACACCATTGAAACAGCACAGTGAAGCTTGTTCTCATTTAGCAATAATTACTTTACTTTAACTGTCAGAGAGTGTAATAGATGCCAGGTCTGCAGATAACACTATTTTATTGAGCCAACACGACATTAAAAACCTGAGAACTTGCAGAAAGTGTTCGAGCATTTTGAGCTTTTCCAAATTTGGCCTCATTACAAGCGTAAactttactgggattttatgtgacggaTCAACAGAAGGAGAGCAAAAGTGAATGAAAATTACAGAGCTACTTGGTTTAACATGTTTTACCAGTAAAATCCTCCATTCACTTGAATTAATGCTTTGCAGATGCGTCTTACCAGAGCGTCTTCTTCCACATATTTAAAGCACGACTACatcacacacaggtggactaatttactattaaaacatttttgtcaaacatttacTTGTCATTTCCTACAAagacatcagattttattttaaattttaacgTCACAAAATGTTAGAAGATGAAGATGTTGCTCCAGGATTTCTACAAAAGTTGCTGAAATGATGTTGAAATTCAATATAAGGCCAATGTTTCGACTAAATGTTGGCATAACTTAAATTCAAGTTTTTACCTTTCGGCAatctaaatcaaacatttattatacAATCCTGAGTTTCTTTATCATTTCTATCTTTTGATGAGCCGCAATAAGTGCTTTCTGAAAGCTGATGCTTTCTGAGAGAATCCAAAGtttcagcagaaaaaatattgaaaaatatctgaaagcCTGAAAGCCATGATAGCCTCACCGTAGACGTGGAGACAGGCCACGGCCTTCCTGGTTCCGTCCGGGTAGGTGTGAAACTCGCAGGTGTAGCACGCCTCGTCCTCCGTTTGGACCTCCTCGATGGTCAGCCTGGTCTCCCCCAGCGTGGGGCTCAGGCTGACCCGACCTTTGAACTGGTCCCCCATGTAAGAGCCCACCTTGGCGTACGAGGCGACCGTGGTGGTGTCGCCCTGCTCCGTCGTCTTCCTCCACAGAGTCTGGGCGACCCGTTTGGCCAGGGTGTACGAGCAGGACAGGGTGATGGGCAGCCCGCGTACGGCCGTCCTGTTCCCCTCCAGGCGGACTCTGCCTCCTGTTGCGGAGGAGAAAAGCAGGTTTCCCATTTAGAAATAGCCTGTTAGCAGCAACACATTTGCATGGGGTTATCTGTGTGGGTGGGCTTTTCCTTCTGCTGATCTGGGCGTTTAATATTTATCCTGCAAAACAAACCCACTGATTCTAATCAAAAAAAGTTACATGGCTTCAATAAACAGACTTAGAATGTCTGGCAGAGATGCTGCACATTTCCTGAGGTAACTAGAGTTAAATAAAGTACATAAAGAGCAGGCGAGAAGCGGAGGAGAAGCGGAGGTCTTCCTGCACCCACCGGTGATGGTGATACAGGTGGTGCCTTGCTGCTTCCCAGACGGATACACGTCGAAAAAGCAGTGGAAGCAGCCCTCGTCGT
This window harbors:
- the LOC122827006 gene encoding OX-2 membrane glycoprotein-like, whose product is MCEPVLPLCLLLWVLRATQAAEVTAPPRLDAVAGDPAHLRCNITTEADERVHQVRWHNPHSNMILAYLPTSPVRIVHQDANLKVTVARKDSSYITIKSVRPDDEGCFHCFFDVYPSGKQQGTTCITITGGRVRLEGNRTAVRGLPITLSCSYTLAKRVAQTLWRKTTEQGDTTTVASYAKVGSYMGDQFKGRVSLSPTLGETRLTIEEVQTEDEACYTCEFHTYPDGTRKAVACLHVYVLPKPEVSHSTSPSGVTEANCTAQSRPPSTILWDISIGAVTLGPPVSSAYSQGDGTTIVTSTLRFLSALRTVKCVVQHQGLEKALTLDLKADDDKVLYPVEMSSLNIVLISVCVVATVFILGLCVFFCKRFVCI